Proteins encoded together in one Bosea sp. (in: a-proteobacteria) window:
- a CDS encoding 23S rRNA (adenine(2030)-N(6))-methyltransferase RlmJ, translating to MNYRHGFHAGNFADVLKHVVLTRILSHLNAKPAPYRIVDTHAGAGRYDLGSEEALRTHEWKDGVARIDRSPLSPAVEALLAPWRAALAGARALYGPGAYPGSPWLCRHAMRPGDRLIAAELHPPTWRKLAEAIGRDRRCKPLAIDGWTALRANVPPKERRGLVLIDPPFEEKDEFATLAAQFVAAHRKWPTGIYALWYPLKDRGGVEALIEAVSDAGIGRLLRLEIDIDRPAAAGGLSATGLIVVNPPWRLAEEAQTLLPALTERLAQGPRPRYHCEAIRPDG from the coding sequence ATGAACTACCGCCACGGCTTCCACGCCGGAAACTTCGCCGATGTGCTGAAGCATGTGGTGCTGACGCGCATCCTCAGCCATCTCAACGCCAAGCCCGCGCCTTACCGCATCGTCGATACCCATGCCGGCGCCGGCCGCTACGATCTGGGCTCGGAGGAGGCGCTGCGGACGCATGAATGGAAGGACGGCGTGGCGCGGATCGACCGCTCGCCTCTCTCTCCCGCCGTCGAGGCGCTGCTCGCCCCCTGGCGCGCCGCGCTGGCTGGCGCGCGCGCGCTTTACGGGCCAGGCGCCTATCCCGGCTCTCCCTGGCTCTGCCGCCACGCGATGCGGCCGGGCGACCGGCTGATCGCCGCCGAGCTGCATCCCCCGACCTGGCGCAAGCTCGCCGAGGCGATCGGCCGCGACCGGCGCTGCAAGCCGCTCGCCATCGACGGCTGGACGGCGCTGAGGGCCAATGTCCCGCCGAAGGAACGGCGGGGACTCGTCCTGATCGATCCGCCCTTCGAGGAGAAGGACGAGTTCGCCACCCTCGCCGCCCAGTTCGTCGCCGCCCATCGCAAATGGCCGACCGGGATCTATGCGCTCTGGTATCCGCTCAAGGATCGCGGCGGGGTCGAAGCGCTGATCGAGGCGGTGAGCGACGCCGGAATCGGCCGGCTCCTGCGCCTCGAGATCGATATCGACCGCCCCGCGGCGGCCGGCGGGCTCAGCGCCACCGGCCTCATCGTCGTCAATCCGCCCTGGCGCCTGGCCGAGGAGGCGCAAACGCTGCTGCCGGCCCTGACCGAACGCCTCGCCCAGGGGCCGCGACCGCGCTATCACTGCGAGGCGATCCGCCCCGACGGCTGA
- a CDS encoding ribonuclease T2 produces the protein MTKRLALALLALFGFAAAGLAQGFGPRGGAPGDFDFYVLALSWSPGFCELDGDRARNSAQCDGRPGLGFVVHGLWPQNERGYPSDCGPAGRTPSRIALDEARGLFPTESLARYQWRKHGTCTGSSPAEYFRDVRRTRDRIAIPPALTQAGHDRRWTPLGLERAFVAANPGLRPDMMALACKRGVLQEVRICLTRDLRAFRSCPQVDRAGCRAPEVTVVSPR, from the coding sequence ATGACGAAGCGGCTGGCGCTCGCGCTCCTGGCGCTCTTCGGTTTCGCCGCGGCCGGCCTTGCGCAAGGCTTCGGCCCGCGCGGCGGCGCGCCCGGCGATTTCGATTTCTACGTGCTGGCGCTGTCCTGGTCGCCGGGTTTCTGCGAGCTCGACGGCGATCGCGCGCGCAACAGCGCGCAATGCGACGGGCGCCCCGGCCTCGGCTTCGTGGTGCACGGCCTCTGGCCGCAGAACGAGCGCGGCTATCCGAGCGATTGCGGCCCGGCCGGGCGAACGCCCTCGCGCATCGCGCTGGATGAGGCGCGGGGCCTGTTCCCGACCGAGAGCCTCGCCCGCTACCAGTGGCGCAAGCACGGCACCTGCACGGGATCGAGCCCGGCCGAGTATTTCCGCGACGTCCGCCGCACCCGCGACAGGATCGCGATCCCGCCGGCGCTCACCCAGGCCGGGCACGACCGGCGCTGGACCCCGCTCGGTCTCGAGCGCGCCTTCGTCGCCGCCAATCCCGGCCTGCGCCCGGACATGATGGCGCTCGCCTGCAAGCGCGGCGTGCTTCAGGAGGTCAGGATCTGCCTCACGCGGGACCTGCGCGCCTTCCGCTCCTGCCCGCAGGTCGACCGCGCCGGCTGCCGCGCGCCCGAGGTCACGGTCGTCTCGCCGCGCTGA
- a CDS encoding TRAP transporter small permease: MIRRTLDTLYLSAGYLAGFFLVAIFALMMILSVGRQIDFNVPSGDDFTGWSLVAMSFLGLAHTFKRGEMIRVGLLLDRLHGRTRRIAELISLTIAGAFTAYFTWQSGILAYDSWRFFDMSTGVISIPLWIPQLGMVIGLAILLVAVIEEWLIVAHGGRPTYQPEPPKTTEELIERVAQGGGV, translated from the coding sequence ATGATCCGGCGCACGCTCGACACGCTCTATCTCTCGGCCGGCTACCTCGCCGGCTTTTTCCTCGTCGCGATCTTCGCCCTGATGATGATCCTGTCTGTCGGGCGCCAGATCGATTTCAACGTCCCCTCGGGCGACGACTTCACCGGCTGGTCGCTCGTCGCCATGTCCTTCCTCGGCCTCGCCCACACCTTCAAACGCGGCGAGATGATCCGTGTCGGACTTTTGCTGGACCGCCTGCACGGGCGCACCCGCCGCATCGCCGAGCTGATCTCGCTCACCATCGCGGGCGCCTTCACCGCCTATTTCACCTGGCAGTCGGGCATCCTCGCCTATGATTCCTGGCGCTTCTTCGACATGTCGACCGGAGTGATCTCGATCCCGCTCTGGATCCCGCAGCTCGGCATGGTCATCGGCCTCGCGATCCTGCTCGTCGCCGTGATCGAGGAATGGCTGATCGTGGCGCATGGCGGCAGACCGACCTACCAACCCGAGCCGCCGAAGACGACCGAGGAGCTGATCGAGCGCGTGGCGCAGGGCGGGGGCGTCTGA
- a CDS encoding TRAP transporter large permease: protein MSLPILSIVLLGFLIVVLAGGVWIAVGLGLVGLLAMLIVTDVPIGQVLATSVWSASASWTLAALPLFIWMGEILFRTRLSAQMFQGLSPWLQWLPGRLIHTNIVGCGIFAAVSGSSAATVATIGKISLPELAKRGYDERLSLGTLAGSGTLGLLIPPSIPMVVYAITANVSVLQVFLGGFLPGLLVMALYMGYVIVWSLLNPDKTPPRDPRMAFMEKVRQSTKLAPCLLLIAAVFLALILGFATATECAAWGVTGALILAWWSGTLSWATFFESVMSATRLTCMIMLILAGAAFCTAAMGYTGIPAALAEWVKGQDLSPHMLVLAMTVMYIILGCFVDGISMIVLTAVIVLPMVKEAGFDLVWFGVYLVIHVEMAQITPPVGFNLFVLQNMSGKDTMTIAKAAFPFFILLNVAVIIITTFPQIVLYLPKLAFPD from the coding sequence ATGAGCCTTCCCATCCTGTCGATCGTCCTGCTCGGCTTCCTCATCGTCGTCCTTGCCGGCGGCGTGTGGATCGCGGTCGGCCTGGGTCTCGTCGGCCTGCTCGCCATGCTGATCGTCACCGACGTCCCGATCGGGCAGGTGCTGGCCACGAGCGTGTGGAGCGCTTCAGCCTCGTGGACGCTGGCGGCGCTGCCGCTGTTCATCTGGATGGGCGAGATCCTGTTCCGCACGCGGCTTTCGGCCCAGATGTTCCAGGGCCTCTCGCCCTGGCTGCAATGGCTTCCCGGCCGGCTGATTCACACCAATATCGTCGGTTGCGGCATCTTCGCCGCCGTTTCGGGATCCTCCGCCGCGACGGTCGCGACGATCGGCAAGATCTCGCTGCCGGAACTCGCCAAGCGCGGCTATGACGAGCGCCTGAGCCTCGGCACGCTGGCGGGCTCAGGCACGCTCGGCCTCCTGATCCCGCCCTCGATCCCAATGGTGGTCTACGCCATCACCGCCAACGTCTCGGTGCTTCAGGTCTTCCTCGGCGGCTTCCTGCCCGGCCTGCTCGTGATGGCTCTCTATATGGGCTATGTCATCGTCTGGTCACTGCTCAACCCGGACAAGACGCCGCCGCGCGACCCACGCATGGCCTTCATGGAAAAGGTCAGGCAGTCGACGAAGCTCGCCCCTTGCCTGCTGCTGATCGCCGCGGTGTTCCTCGCCCTGATCCTGGGCTTCGCCACGGCGACCGAATGCGCCGCCTGGGGCGTCACCGGCGCGCTCATCCTGGCCTGGTGGAGCGGCACGCTGAGCTGGGCGACCTTCTTCGAAAGCGTGATGAGCGCGACGCGCCTGACCTGCATGATCATGCTGATCCTGGCCGGCGCCGCCTTCTGCACGGCGGCGATGGGCTATACCGGCATCCCCGCCGCGCTGGCCGAATGGGTCAAGGGGCAGGACCTGTCGCCGCACATGCTCGTGCTGGCGATGACGGTGATGTACATCATCCTCGGCTGCTTCGTGGACGGCATCTCGATGATCGTGCTGACCGCCGTCATCGTCCTGCCGATGGTCAAGGAGGCCGGCTTCGACCTGGTCTGGTTCGGCGTCTATCTCGTCATCCATGTCGAGATGGCGCAGATCACACCCCCGGTCGGCTTCAACCTGTTCGTGTTGCAGAACATGAGCGGCAAGGACACGATGACGATCGCGAAGGCGGCGTTTCCGTTCTTCATCCTGCTGAACGTGGCCGTCATCATCATCACGACCTTCCCGCAGATCGTGCTTTACCTGCCGAAGCTCGCCTTCCCGGACTGA
- a CDS encoding winged helix DNA-binding protein, translating to MPDPTPPPDDLGPIVSSGHLASGAMPALSEFEFALSMTVHAFQRWMVRCMAAAGIADLSALDVLVLHNVNHRGKAKRLADICLVLNIEDTHLVNYSLKKLERLKLIEGGRKGKEKTIRVTPAGEEACRRYALIREQLLVRSVRASGADPARLSEIAAMMRSLSGQYDQAARAAASL from the coding sequence ATGCCTGATCCGACACCTCCCCCCGACGACCTCGGCCCGATCGTCTCCTCCGGCCATCTCGCCTCAGGAGCCATGCCGGCCCTGTCGGAGTTCGAATTCGCGCTGAGCATGACGGTGCACGCCTTCCAGCGCTGGATGGTCCGCTGCATGGCGGCGGCCGGCATCGCCGATCTGTCGGCGCTCGACGTGCTCGTGCTGCACAACGTCAATCACCGCGGCAAGGCGAAGCGGCTCGCCGATATCTGCCTCGTCCTCAACATCGAGGACACTCATCTGGTGAACTATTCGCTGAAGAAGCTCGAGCGGCTGAAGCTCATCGAGGGCGGCCGCAAGGGCAAGGAGAAGACCATCAGGGTCACCCCGGCCGGCGAGGAGGCCTGCCGGCGCTACGCCCTGATCCGCGAGCAGCTCCTGGTCAGATCCGTGCGCGCCAGCGGCGCCGATCCGGCCCGCCTCTCCGAGATCGCCGCCATGATGCGCTCGCTCTCCGGCCAGTACGACCAGGCGGCGCGGGCGGCGGCGAGCCTTTAG
- a CDS encoding DMT family transporter gives MPSRNAPLAGIAMMLLGILLFSLNDVMGKWLLATYSIGQLLMMRSLAALTVILPFVFRQGVRRTFRPERPGLQLLRVVFCSSEVALFYLAVSYLPLADTMTIWLAAPVWVAILAALLLGERIDARRWLAIALGFAGVAVALNPSGASLSMPALIALLGSFLFAAMMIANRYLRGTPDITLVTWQSLGALLTGLALLPFGRVTPSLADTAFLGLLGIVSMGAHICVTRSLKLAEASVVVPYQYTLLVWALIFGWFVFGDWPTPAMLAGAALIVTAGLALLILERRAGAAASAIEATGAGAP, from the coding sequence ATGCCTTCCCGCAACGCCCCGCTCGCCGGCATCGCCATGATGCTCCTCGGCATCCTGCTGTTTTCCCTGAACGACGTGATGGGCAAATGGCTGCTCGCCACCTATTCGATCGGGCAGCTCCTGATGATGCGCAGCCTGGCGGCGCTCACCGTCATCCTGCCCTTCGTCTTCAGGCAGGGCGTGCGCCGGACCTTTCGGCCAGAGCGCCCCGGCCTGCAGCTGTTGCGCGTCGTCTTCTGCTCGAGCGAGGTCGCTCTCTTCTATCTCGCCGTGAGCTATCTGCCGCTCGCCGACACGATGACGATCTGGCTCGCGGCACCGGTCTGGGTGGCGATCCTGGCTGCGCTTCTGCTGGGCGAGCGCATCGATGCCCGGCGCTGGCTCGCCATCGCGCTCGGCTTCGCCGGCGTGGCGGTGGCGCTGAACCCGAGCGGCGCGAGCCTGTCCATGCCGGCCCTGATCGCGCTCCTCGGCAGCTTCCTCTTCGCCGCGATGATGATCGCCAACCGCTACTTGCGCGGCACGCCCGACATCACGCTGGTCACCTGGCAGTCGCTGGGCGCCCTGCTGACGGGGCTCGCGCTCCTGCCCTTCGGCCGGGTGACGCCGAGCCTGGCCGATACCGCCTTCCTCGGCCTGCTCGGCATCGTCTCGATGGGCGCGCATATCTGCGTCACCCGCTCGCTCAAGCTGGCCGAAGCCTCGGTCGTCGTGCCCTATCAATACACGCTGCTCGTCTGGGCCCTGATCTTCGGCTGGTTCGTCTTCGGCGACTGGCCGACGCCGGCGATGCTGGCCGGGGCGGCGCTGATCGTCACGGCCGGGCTTGCTCTGCTCATCCTCGAGCGGCGGGCCGGCGCGGCGGCGTCCGCGATCGAGGCGACGGGTGCCGGCGCACCGTGA